The Streptomyces sp. Alt3 genome has a segment encoding these proteins:
- a CDS encoding HAAS signaling domain-containing protein has product MKTPADPVRDYLSAVEREASALPPDRRQELVADLAEHVEVTRAERPGATLGEILAELGDPRTIAATALAEAGSRPAGAPAEGGAGDPVRRGKVHPLVPLLMLTLSLPFVMVFSESPGPLFGMLFRIAGVVFLCTSVHWTAVQKTTGVLLGAVVPTVVIASWNLSSGGPTGDTPALLANLGMLALLIGTAAWLWRGRRV; this is encoded by the coding sequence ATGAAGACCCCTGCCGACCCCGTACGCGACTACCTCTCCGCTGTCGAACGTGAGGCCTCGGCGCTTCCGCCCGACCGTCGCCAGGAGCTCGTCGCCGATCTCGCGGAGCACGTGGAGGTGACGCGTGCCGAGCGTCCGGGCGCCACGCTCGGCGAGATCCTGGCGGAACTGGGGGATCCCCGCACGATCGCGGCGACTGCGCTGGCCGAGGCCGGGAGCAGACCGGCCGGGGCCCCGGCCGAGGGCGGTGCCGGTGATCCTGTCCGGCGCGGCAAGGTGCACCCTTTGGTGCCGCTCCTGATGCTCACCCTTTCCCTGCCCTTCGTCATGGTGTTCTCCGAGTCCCCCGGCCCGCTGTTCGGCATGCTGTTCCGCATCGCCGGCGTGGTGTTCCTCTGCACCTCGGTGCACTGGACCGCCGTCCAGAAGACCACCGGCGTACTGCTCGGCGCCGTCGTGCCGACTGTCGTGATAGCCAGCTGGAACCTGTCCAGCGGCGGCCCGACAGGTGACACCCCGGCCCTCCTGGCGAACCTGGGGATGCTGGCGCTGCTGATCGGCACAGCGGC